The Streptomyces cynarae genome contains a region encoding:
- a CDS encoding protein phosphatase 2C domain-containing protein produces MSQQGDRFSGHQDDWWGQLYDDSTGDTGPAPASDTLDDRFASAAGTVGQDAARENGPREKNASRPSARPEARTPWEPPSALSPDPVAFPPTPKPPADPPGPPAVPSKPAADTPKQPAVPPQPAPGPTAPESPSPDAPSGMPSPDVPSDPPSPDVPSDTPPPDAPSGTPPPPPLPCTPPPVDYIGSGPPTYDPEPTALPPADPDHLADLVPDTALDGARFGSCTLRAVSARGDSARFRGEPRRDCLLSARFGTGDQALVLVAMATGRRGTPGAHRAAAEACHWIGRAVGRSHLRLGEDIRSARRGELKSGLQRLTDRSLGKLRAGAAAQGADPEEYTADLRCLLLPADPDCRIRVFFGVGAGGLFRLRDGEWQDIEPRAADTADTAGEPVVGFGSLPSETPEGDRLTMDLGITTPPSPYEPALEPPRSPFLFRASVARPGDTLLLCSAGLADPLRDEPELAEHLTARWSTGEVPGLTAFLADTLVRVKGYADDRTAAAVWEA; encoded by the coding sequence ATGAGCCAGCAGGGGGACAGGTTTAGCGGCCACCAGGACGACTGGTGGGGGCAGTTGTACGACGACTCCACCGGGGACACGGGACCGGCTCCCGCGTCCGACACCCTCGACGACCGCTTCGCCTCCGCCGCGGGGACGGTGGGGCAGGATGCGGCGCGGGAGAACGGCCCCCGGGAGAAGAACGCCTCCCGCCCCAGCGCCCGGCCCGAGGCCCGCACACCGTGGGAGCCCCCGTCCGCCCTGTCACCGGACCCGGTGGCCTTCCCGCCCACCCCGAAGCCACCGGCCGACCCTCCAGGGCCACCGGCCGTCCCCTCCAAGCCGGCGGCCGACACCCCGAAGCAACCGGCCGTCCCCCCGCAGCCCGCACCCGGCCCCACCGCGCCGGAATCGCCATCCCCTGACGCGCCGTCGGGCATGCCATCCCCTGACGTGCCGTCGGACCCGCCATCCCCTGACGTGCCGTCGGACACGCCGCCCCCTGACGCGCCGTCCGGCACGCCGCCTCCGCCGCCCCTCCCGTGCACCCCGCCCCCGGTGGACTACATCGGCTCCGGCCCGCCCACCTACGATCCGGAGCCCACCGCCCTCCCGCCGGCCGACCCCGACCATCTCGCCGACCTCGTCCCCGACACCGCGTTGGACGGGGCCCGGTTCGGGTCCTGCACCCTGCGGGCGGTCTCCGCGCGCGGGGACTCCGCCCGCTTCCGGGGCGAGCCGCGACGCGACTGCCTGCTCAGCGCCCGCTTCGGCACGGGTGACCAGGCGCTCGTGCTGGTCGCCATGGCCACCGGCCGACGCGGCACTCCCGGTGCCCACCGTGCCGCCGCCGAGGCGTGTCACTGGATCGGCCGTGCCGTCGGGCGCAGTCACCTCCGCCTCGGCGAGGACATCCGGTCCGCCCGGCGCGGCGAGCTGAAGTCCGGCCTGCAACGGCTCACCGACCGAAGCCTCGGCAAGCTCCGGGCCGGCGCCGCCGCCCAGGGCGCCGACCCGGAGGAGTACACCGCCGACCTGCGCTGTCTGCTGCTGCCCGCCGACCCCGACTGCCGTATCCGCGTCTTCTTCGGTGTCGGCGCCGGCGGACTGTTCCGGCTGCGGGACGGCGAGTGGCAGGACATCGAGCCGCGCGCCGCGGACACCGCCGACACCGCCGGCGAGCCGGTGGTCGGCTTCGGCTCCCTGCCCTCCGAGACCCCCGAGGGCGACCGGCTCACCATGGACCTCGGCATCACCACACCCCCGAGCCCGTACGAACCGGCCCTCGAGCCGCCCCGTTCACCCTTTCTGTTCCGTGCCTCCGTCGCCCGGCCGGGGGACACGCTCCTGCTGTGCTCCGCCGGCCTCGCCGACCCGCTGCGCGACGAACCGGAACTCGCCGAACACCTCACGGCCCGCTGGTCCACGGGCGAGGTGCCGGGTCTGACGGCCTTCCTCGCCGACACGCTGGTGAGGGTGAAGGGCTACGCCGATGACCGTACGGCGGCCGCCGTCTGGGAGGCGTGA
- a CDS encoding helix-turn-helix transcriptional regulator — protein MLAAIGLDETHESAYRALVSVGAADVPDLARRLMLGEQDTERALRGLERRGLAAQSSGRPGRWVAAPPGVALGALLAQQRHELERAELTAALLAEEYRAAASEPAVHDLVEVVIGASAVTQRFLQLQLGASEEVCALVTGSPVAVTGTENDAEEQAAGRGVRYRVVVERAVLDRPDGITELTAALGRDEQVRVVETVPTKLVVADRSLAMVPLTSHTSEPAALVVHASGLLELLSGLFESVWRDALPLRLGASGVTEQGPDGPDGIDLEVLSLLLAGLTDASVAKQLDLGLRTVQRRVKRLMELTGVTTRLQLGWQAYERGWVARS, from the coding sequence ATGCTGGCAGCGATAGGCCTGGACGAGACGCACGAGTCCGCGTACCGGGCACTGGTGTCCGTGGGCGCCGCGGACGTGCCCGATCTGGCGCGGCGGCTGATGCTCGGTGAGCAGGACACCGAGCGCGCCCTGCGCGGACTGGAACGGCGGGGACTCGCCGCCCAGTCGTCGGGGCGGCCCGGCCGCTGGGTCGCGGCACCGCCCGGCGTGGCGCTGGGCGCGCTGCTCGCCCAGCAGCGGCACGAGCTGGAGCGGGCCGAACTCACTGCCGCGCTGCTGGCCGAGGAGTACCGGGCGGCGGCCTCCGAGCCCGCGGTGCACGACCTGGTCGAGGTGGTGATCGGCGCGTCCGCGGTCACCCAGCGGTTCCTGCAGCTCCAGCTCGGCGCGAGCGAGGAGGTGTGCGCCCTGGTCACCGGCAGCCCGGTCGCCGTGACCGGCACGGAGAACGACGCGGAGGAGCAGGCGGCCGGACGCGGGGTCCGCTACCGGGTGGTGGTGGAGCGGGCGGTGCTCGACCGGCCCGACGGCATCACCGAGCTGACCGCCGCGCTCGGCCGTGACGAACAGGTGCGGGTCGTCGAGACGGTGCCGACCAAGCTGGTGGTCGCCGACCGGTCGCTGGCCATGGTGCCGCTCACCTCTCACACCTCGGAGCCGGCCGCGCTCGTCGTCCATGCCAGCGGGCTGCTGGAGCTGCTGTCCGGGCTGTTCGAGTCGGTGTGGCGCGACGCGCTGCCGCTCAGGCTCGGCGCGTCCGGCGTCACCGAGCAGGGCCCGGACGGCCCCGACGGCATCGATCTGGAGGTGCTGTCCCTGCTGCTGGCGGGCCTGACCGACGCGAGCGTCGCCAAACAGCTCGACCTGGGCCTGAGGACGGTACAGCGCCGGGTGAAACGGCTGATGGAACTGACCGGGGTGACGACCCGTCTGCAACTGGGCTGGCAGGCGTACGAGCGGGGCTGGGTGGCCCGGAGCTGA
- the rsgA gene encoding ribosome small subunit-dependent GTPase A, translating into MNLSSLSVSSASSHPLAPYGWDGRWEAEFAPYAEQGLLPGRVVRVDRGQCDVVTPVGTVRADTEFVVPRDPMKVVCTGDWVAVDPEGSDPRYVRTYLPRRTAFVRSTSSKRSEGQILAANVDHAVVAVSLAAELDLGRIERFLALAWESGAQPVVVLTKADVVPDATTLSYFVQDVETTAPGVPVLPVSARQGEGLDVLTAILSGGTSVLLGQSGAGKSTLANALLGEDVMYVQATREVDEKGRHTTTTRNLLALPGGGVLIDTPGLRGVGLWDAESGVGQVFSEIEELAERCRFHDCAHAAEPGCAVLAAVEAGELPERRLESYRKLLRENQWIVAKTDARVRAELRRDWKRKGAQGRAAMEAKRGHWSS; encoded by the coding sequence TTGAATCTCTCTTCTCTTTCGGTTTCTTCGGCTTCGTCGCACCCTCTGGCCCCGTACGGCTGGGACGGGCGCTGGGAAGCGGAGTTCGCTCCGTATGCCGAGCAGGGCCTCCTGCCCGGCCGTGTCGTACGGGTCGACCGTGGCCAGTGCGACGTTGTCACCCCCGTCGGTACCGTCCGTGCCGACACCGAGTTCGTCGTCCCCCGTGACCCGATGAAGGTCGTGTGCACGGGAGACTGGGTCGCGGTCGACCCTGAAGGCAGCGATCCGCGGTACGTACGGACGTATTTGCCGCGCCGTACCGCCTTCGTCCGCTCCACCTCCTCCAAGCGGTCCGAGGGGCAGATCCTCGCGGCCAACGTCGACCACGCGGTCGTCGCCGTCTCGCTCGCCGCGGAGCTGGACCTCGGCCGCATCGAACGCTTCCTCGCCCTGGCCTGGGAGTCCGGGGCGCAGCCGGTCGTGGTGCTCACCAAGGCCGATGTGGTGCCGGACGCGACGACGCTCTCGTACTTCGTCCAGGACGTGGAGACGACCGCGCCCGGCGTGCCGGTGCTGCCGGTCAGCGCGCGGCAGGGCGAAGGGCTCGACGTGCTGACCGCGATCCTGTCCGGCGGTACGTCCGTGCTGCTGGGGCAGTCCGGCGCGGGCAAGTCCACCCTGGCCAACGCACTCCTCGGCGAGGACGTCATGTACGTCCAGGCCACGCGGGAGGTGGACGAGAAGGGCCGCCATACGACGACCACGCGCAACCTGCTCGCGCTGCCGGGCGGGGGAGTGCTGATCGACACGCCGGGGCTGCGCGGGGTCGGTCTCTGGGACGCCGAGAGCGGGGTCGGGCAGGTCTTCTCCGAGATCGAGGAACTGGCCGAGCGGTGCCGCTTCCACGACTGCGCGCACGCCGCGGAGCCGGGCTGCGCGGTGCTGGCGGCGGTCGAGGCCGGGGAACTGCCGGAGCGGCGCCTGGAGAGCTACCGCAAGCTGCTGCGGGAGAACCAGTGGATCGTGGCGAAGACGGACGCGCGCGTACGGGCGGAGCTGCGGCGGGACTGGAAGAGGAAGGGAGCACAGGGCAGGGCGGCGATGGAGGCCAAGCGGGGGCACTGGTCGTCCTAG
- a CDS encoding DUF2637 domain-containing protein, which yields MRLTDISLNWLLPGAVLLLGMLVAVAVLARGKRSSGENASADDSWERAEERRRRKETIYATASYVLLFCCAAVAAALSFHGLVGFGQQNLGLTDGWEYLVPFGLDGAAMFCSVLAVREASHGDAALGSRILVWTFAAASAWFNWVHAPRGIDHAGAPQFFAGMSLSAAVLFDRALKQTRRAALREQGLVPRPLPQIRIVRWLRAPIETYKAWSLMLLEGVRSLDEAVEEVREDRRQKQLNKARRREQQRAERVQLKALSRGHRALTGGNGGRQVEVQTVERAPAPVSSEPAIPAGELPSRTRPSLQPVRNSAADPITVDLTAEDDTMALPRLDSLERKLKDLEQQFG from the coding sequence ATGAGACTGACCGACATATCGCTGAACTGGCTGCTTCCGGGCGCCGTACTGCTCCTGGGCATGCTGGTGGCGGTGGCGGTGCTCGCGCGTGGCAAGCGCTCCTCCGGGGAGAACGCGAGCGCGGACGACTCGTGGGAGCGCGCCGAGGAGCGTCGCAGGCGCAAGGAGACCATCTACGCCACGGCCTCCTACGTGCTCCTCTTCTGCTGTGCGGCCGTCGCCGCGGCACTCTCCTTCCACGGCCTGGTCGGCTTCGGCCAGCAGAACCTCGGCCTGACCGACGGCTGGGAGTACCTGGTCCCGTTCGGTCTGGACGGTGCCGCCATGTTCTGCTCCGTGCTCGCCGTCCGTGAGGCCAGCCACGGCGACGCGGCGCTCGGCTCCCGGATCCTGGTGTGGACGTTCGCGGCGGCGTCCGCCTGGTTCAACTGGGTGCACGCCCCCAGGGGCATCGACCACGCGGGCGCCCCGCAGTTCTTCGCCGGCATGTCGCTGTCCGCCGCGGTGCTCTTCGACCGCGCACTGAAGCAGACCCGCCGCGCCGCACTGCGCGAGCAGGGCCTGGTGCCGCGCCCGCTGCCGCAGATCCGCATCGTCCGCTGGCTGCGGGCGCCCATCGAGACGTACAAGGCCTGGTCGCTGATGCTCCTCGAGGGTGTGCGCAGCCTGGACGAGGCCGTGGAGGAAGTGCGCGAGGACCGGCGCCAGAAGCAGCTGAACAAGGCGCGGCGCCGCGAGCAGCAGCGGGCCGAGCGGGTGCAGTTGAAGGCGCTCAGCCGCGGCCACCGCGCGCTGACCGGCGGCAACGGCGGACGTCAGGTCGAGGTGCAGACCGTCGAGCGGGCCCCCGCACCGGTCTCCTCGGAGCCTGCCATACCCGCGGGGGAACTGCCCTCGCGTACCCGCCCGTCGCTCCAGCCCGTCCGGAACTCCGCCGCTGACCCGATCACCGTCGACCTCACCGCCGAGGACGACACCATGGCGCTGCCGCGGCTCGACTCCCTGGAGCGCAAACTCAAGGACCTTGAACAGCAGTTCGGCTGA
- a CDS encoding pyruvate dehydrogenase produces the protein MAKQNVADQFVDILVRAGVKRLYGVVGDSLNPIVDAVRRNSAIDWVHVRHEETAAFAAGAEAQISGGLTACAGSCGPGNLHLINGLYDAHRSMAPVLALASHIPSSEIGLGYFQETHPDQLFRECSHYSELISNPQQMPRLLQTAIQHAIGRSGVSVVSLPGDIAAQPAPDRSAETALVTSRPSVRPGDAEIDRLVAMIDEAEKVTLFCGSGTRGAHAEVMEFAGKIKCPVGHALRGKEWIQYDNPYDIGMSGLLGYGAAYEATHECDLLILLGTDFPYNAFLPKDVKIAQIDVRPENLGRRSKLDLAVWGDVKETLRCLIPRVRTKENRRFLDKMLKKHADALEGVVKAYTRKVDKHVPIHPEYVASVLDEVADDDAVFTIDTGMCNVWGARYISPNGRRRIIGSFSHGSMANALPMAIGAQFTDPRRQVVSMSGDGGFSMLMGDFLTLVQYDLPVKVVVFNNSSLGMVELEMMVSGLPSYGTATKNPDFAAVARACGAYGIRVEKPKQLAGALKDAFRHKGPALVDVVTDPHALSIPPKISAEMVTGFALSASKIVLEGGVGRMVQMARSNLRNVPRP, from the coding sequence ATGGCCAAGCAGAACGTCGCCGACCAGTTCGTCGACATCCTCGTGCGGGCGGGGGTCAAGCGCCTGTACGGGGTGGTCGGCGACAGCCTCAACCCGATCGTGGACGCCGTGCGCCGCAACTCCGCGATCGACTGGGTGCACGTACGGCACGAGGAGACCGCCGCCTTCGCGGCCGGCGCCGAAGCCCAGATATCCGGCGGGCTGACCGCCTGCGCCGGCTCCTGCGGGCCCGGCAACCTCCACCTCATCAACGGCCTGTACGACGCCCACCGTTCGATGGCCCCGGTGCTCGCCCTCGCCTCGCACATACCCTCCAGCGAGATCGGCCTCGGGTACTTCCAGGAGACCCATCCCGACCAGCTGTTCCGCGAGTGCTCCCACTACAGCGAGCTGATATCCAACCCCCAGCAGATGCCCCGGCTGCTGCAGACGGCCATCCAGCACGCGATCGGCCGCAGCGGCGTGAGCGTCGTCTCGCTCCCCGGCGACATCGCCGCCCAGCCCGCCCCCGACCGGTCCGCCGAGACCGCCCTCGTCACCTCCCGGCCCAGCGTCCGCCCGGGTGACGCCGAGATCGACCGGCTCGTGGCGATGATCGACGAGGCGGAGAAGGTCACCCTCTTCTGCGGCAGCGGCACCCGGGGTGCGCACGCCGAGGTGATGGAGTTCGCCGGGAAGATCAAGTGCCCGGTGGGGCACGCCCTGCGCGGCAAGGAGTGGATCCAGTACGACAACCCGTACGACATCGGCATGAGCGGCCTGCTCGGCTACGGCGCCGCCTACGAGGCCACCCACGAGTGCGACCTGCTGATCCTGCTGGGCACCGACTTCCCGTACAACGCCTTCCTGCCGAAGGACGTGAAGATCGCCCAGATCGACGTCCGTCCGGAGAACCTGGGCCGCCGCTCCAAGCTGGATCTGGCGGTGTGGGGCGATGTCAAGGAGACCCTGCGCTGTCTCATCCCGCGCGTGCGGACCAAGGAGAACCGGCGCTTCCTCGACAAGATGCTCAAGAAGCACGCCGACGCGCTGGAAGGCGTCGTCAAGGCGTACACGCGCAAGGTCGACAAGCACGTTCCGATCCACCCGGAGTACGTGGCCTCCGTCCTGGACGAAGTGGCCGATGACGACGCGGTGTTCACGATCGACACCGGGATGTGCAATGTGTGGGGCGCCCGCTACATCTCGCCCAACGGCCGCCGCCGCATCATCGGTTCGTTCTCCCACGGCTCGATGGCGAACGCGCTGCCCATGGCGATCGGGGCCCAGTTCACCGACCCGCGCCGGCAGGTGGTGTCGATGTCCGGTGACGGCGGGTTCTCCATGCTGATGGGCGACTTCCTCACCCTGGTGCAGTACGACCTGCCCGTGAAGGTGGTCGTGTTCAACAACTCCTCGCTCGGCATGGTGGAGTTGGAGATGATGGTCTCCGGACTGCCCTCGTACGGCACCGCCACCAAGAACCCCGACTTCGCGGCCGTGGCACGCGCGTGCGGCGCGTACGGCATACGGGTGGAGAAGCCCAAGCAGCTCGCCGGCGCCCTGAAGGACGCCTTCAGGCACAAGGGTCCGGCGCTGGTCGATGTCGTCACCGACCCGCACGCCCTGTCCATCCCGCCGAAGATCAGCGCGGAAATGGTGACGGGCTTCGCCCTGTCCGCCTCGAAGATCGTGCTGGAGGGCGGTGTCGGCCGCATGGTGCAGATGGCGCGCTCCAACCTTCGCAACGTGCCGCGGCCCTGA
- a CDS encoding ATP-binding protein, with protein MVIGASSAKTTEEATDTPTDRSAAPQLRRRLGRADLRAVPEARRALRELLRHWGRPGCSEIAELLTSELVTNALIHTDRDAVLTATVSSRGLHVEVRDFAGRRPRLHAPSDDDGTHGRGLILVQSLADAWGVRAHGVGKAVWFDLGADAA; from the coding sequence GTGGTGATCGGGGCCTCCTCGGCGAAGACGACGGAGGAAGCGACCGACACGCCGACGGACCGGTCGGCGGCCCCCCAGCTCAGGCGCCGGCTGGGGCGGGCGGACCTACGGGCGGTGCCCGAAGCGCGCAGGGCGCTCAGGGAGTTGCTGCGGCACTGGGGAAGGCCGGGATGCTCCGAGATAGCCGAGCTGCTCACGAGTGAGCTGGTGACCAACGCGCTCATCCACACCGACCGCGACGCGGTCCTCACCGCGACCGTCTCATCGCGCGGACTCCATGTGGAGGTAAGGGACTTCGCGGGACGCAGGCCGAGGCTGCACGCGCCGAGCGACGACGACGGTACGCACGGCAGGGGACTGATCCTGGTCCAGTCACTGGCGGACGCGTGGGGCGTGCGGGCGCACGGTGTGGGAAAGGCGGTCTGGTTCGACCTCGGTGCGGACGCCGCCTGA